A part of Arachis hypogaea cultivar Tifrunner chromosome 12, arahy.Tifrunner.gnm2.J5K5, whole genome shotgun sequence genomic DNA contains:
- the LOC112729562 gene encoding pentatricopeptide repeat-containing protein At2g15690, mitochondrial-like: MELKLHSSMASLGPVPRKLNTVISSHSKFPHFSPPKPSDCSLPSTPLCSYAVPDSKNPTTNSNKVQPRRKNATPTGRFAQKTQTSRKENLPREPKPKLDNTHNRVDQNRQNALFDATTLNVNLIELCEEGKLAEALELMGQGSVADYGVFLAMLNLCEGTRSLEYGKMVHEFLRRSRFRGEVELNNRLIGMYEKCGNMNIARKVFDRMPERNMSSWHLMIIGYTENGAGDDALLVFQEMKEAGIRPESETFALVLAACAREEAVEEGLLHFESIKEYGIVHTIEHYMEVINILGNAGQLNEAEEFIESKPFQPEDHIWEALRNFARIHGDMDDEKLKGLSGQRRSWRCGF; this comes from the coding sequence ATGGAGCTCAAACTCCACTCATCAATGGCGTCACTGGGACCCGTTCCCCGCAAATTAAACACTGTCATCTCATCCCATTCCAAATTCCCACACTTCTCTCCTCCGAAGCCTTCCGATTGCTCTCTCCCTTCCACTCCTCTATGCTCCTACGCCGTTCCCGATTCCAAGAACCCCACCACCAACAGTAACAAGGTCCAACCCCGCCGTAAAAACGCCACCCCCACTGGTCGTTTCGCTCAAAAGACCCAAACTTCACGGAAGGAGAATCTTCCCAGAGAACCAAAACCCAAACTTGATAATACTCATAATAGGGTCGACCAGAACCGCCAAAACGCGCTGTTTGATGCAACCACCCTAAACGTTAATTTGATTGAGTTGTGCGAAGAGGGTAAGCTTGCTGAAGCTTTGGAACTCATGGGTCAAGGTTCTGTTGCTGATTATGGTGTTTTTCTCGCCATGTTGAATTTGTGCGAGGGTACGAGGTCGCTTGAGTATGGGAAAATGGTTCATGAGTTCTTGAGAAGATCGAGGTTTCGAGGGGAGGTTGAATTGAACAATAGGTTGATTGGAATGTATGAGAAATGTGGTAACATGAATATTGCACGCAAGGTGTTTGATCGAATGCCAGAGAGAAACATGAGTTCTTGGCACTTGATGATCATTGGATACACTGAAAATGGAGCTGGTGATGATGCTTTGTTGGTTTTTCAGGAGATGAAGGAGGCAGGGATACGGCCTGAGAGTGAAACTTTTGCATTGGTTTTGGCTGCGTGTGCAAGGGAAGAAGCTGTAGAGGAAGGATTATTGCACTTTGAATCAATAAAGGAGTATGGAATTGTTCACACCATAGAGCATTACATGGAGGTCATTAACATTCTGGGTAATGCCGGTCAGTTGAATGAAGCTGAGGAGTTCATTGAGAGTAAGCCATTTCAGCCTGAAGATCACATTTGGGAGGCTCTTCGAAATTTTGCTAGGATTCATGGAGATATGGATGATGAGAAATTGAAGGGTTTGAGTGGCCAGAGGAGGAGCTGGCGCTGTGGTTTCTAG
- the LOC112726567 gene encoding CBL-interacting serine/threonine-protein kinase 9 isoform X2, which yields MSSSKSNKKGGRGGGAPPAPRAAARTCVGKYELGKTIGEGSFAKVKFAKNVENGDHVAIKILDKSHVLKHKMIEQLKKEISAMKLINHPNVVRIFEVMASKTKIYIVLELVNGGELFDKIARYGRLKEDEARSYFQQLINAVDYCHSRGVYHRDLKPENLLLDSNGVLKVSDFGLSTYAQREDELLRTACGTPNYVAPEVINDRGYVGSASDIWSCGVILFVLMAGYLPFDEPNQMALYKKIEKAQFTCPSWFSAEAKKILKRILDPNPLTRIKIPELLRDEWFRKGYKPPSFTEEEDVNVDDVAAAFDDSKENLVTERKEKPVSMNAFELISRSQSFNLDSLFEQQTGVVKRETHFTSQHPPNEIMSKIEEAAKPLGFNVRKRNYKMRLQGDKSGRKGHLSVATEVFEVAPSLHVVELRKTGGDTLEFHKFYKNFSSGLQDIVWHTEEKI from the exons atGAGTAGCAGCAAGAGCAAcaagaaaggaggaagaggaggaggagcgcCACCGGCTCCAAGGGCGGCGGCTCGCACGTGCGTGGGGAAGTATGAGCTTGGAAAGACTATCGGAGAAGGAAGCTTCGCGAAGGTTAAGTTCGCGAAGAACGTTGAGAATGGAGACCATGTTGCCATCAAGATCCTTGACAAGTCCCATGTCCTCAAACATAAGATGATTGAGCAG CTGAAGAAGGAAATCTCGGCGATGAAGCTGATCAACCATCCAAACGTTGTAAGAATATTTGAG GTGATGGCAAGCAAAACAAAGATTTACATTGTTCTAGAGTTGGTTAATGGAGGAGAACTATTTGACAAAATT GCGAGATATGGAAGACTAAAAGAGGATGAGGCAAGAAGTTATTTTCAACAGCTAATCAATGCAGTTGATTATTGCCATAGTAGAGGAGTTTATCATAGAGATTTGAAG CCTGAGAATCTTCTTCTGGACTCAAATGGTGTTCTTAAAGTTTCGGATTTTGGATTGAGTACTTACGCGCAGCGA GAGGATGAACTTCTTCGCACGGCATGTGGAACCCCAAATTATGTTGCTCCTGAG GTGATCAATGATAGAGGCTATGTTGGATCTGCATCTGATATATGGTCTTGTGGAGTCATTCTCTTTGTACTCATGGCTGGATACTTGCCTTTTGATGAACCAAATCAAATGGCACTTTACAAGAAA ATTGAAAAAGCTCAATTCACATGTCCATCTTGGTTTTCGGCCGAGGCGAAAAAAATTCTGAAGCGAATTCTGGATCCAAATCCTCTCACA AGGATAAAAATTCCTGAACTCTTGAGAGATGAATGGTTTAGAAAAGGATACAAGCCACCAAGTTTTACAGAGGAAGAAGATGTAAATGTAGATGATGTAGCTGCTGCTTTTGATGATTCTAAG GAAAATCTAGTgacagagagaaaagagaaaccagttTCAATGAATGCTTTTGAACTCATTTCAAGATCACAAAGCTTTAACCTTGACAGCTTATTTGAGCAGCAAACA GGAGTTGTAAAGAGAGAAACACATTTTACTTCACAACATCCTCCGAACGAAATCATGTCGAAAATTGAGGAAGCTGCCAAGCCTCTGGGATTCAATGTTCGCAAGCGAAATTATAAG ATGAGGTTGCAAGGTGATAAGAGTGGAAGGAAAGGTCACCTTTCGGTGGCTACAGAG GTTTTCGAAGTGGCGCCCTCCTTGCACGTGGTGGAGCTGCGGAAAACCGGTGGCGACACACTGGAGTTTCACAAG TTCTACAAAAACTTCTCTTCAGGGTTGCAAGACATAGTTTGGCATACTGAAGAAAAAATTTAA
- the LOC112726567 gene encoding CBL-interacting serine/threonine-protein kinase 9 isoform X1: MSSSKSNKKGGRGGGAPPAPRAAARTCVGKYELGKTIGEGSFAKVKFAKNVENGDHVAIKILDKSHVLKHKMIEQLKKEISAMKLINHPNVVRIFEVMASKTKIYIVLELVNGGELFDKIARYGRLKEDEARSYFQQLINAVDYCHSRGVYHRDLKPENLLLDSNGVLKVSDFGLSTYAQREDELLRTACGTPNYVAPEVINDRGYVGSASDIWSCGVILFVLMAGYLPFDEPNQMALYKKIEKAQFTCPSWFSAEAKKILKRILDPNPLTRIKIPELLRDEWFRKGYKPPSFTEEEDVNVDDVAAAFDDSKENLVTERKEKPVSMNAFELISRSQSFNLDSLFEQQTGVVKRETHFTSQHPPNEIMSKIEEAAKPLGFNVRKRNYKMRLQGDKSGRKGHLSVATEVFEVAPSLHVVELRKTGGDTLDFHKLHSETQIRPSGTFHRSGITGKLIWTPPDTLTRLHNFRAA, translated from the exons atGAGTAGCAGCAAGAGCAAcaagaaaggaggaagaggaggaggagcgcCACCGGCTCCAAGGGCGGCGGCTCGCACGTGCGTGGGGAAGTATGAGCTTGGAAAGACTATCGGAGAAGGAAGCTTCGCGAAGGTTAAGTTCGCGAAGAACGTTGAGAATGGAGACCATGTTGCCATCAAGATCCTTGACAAGTCCCATGTCCTCAAACATAAGATGATTGAGCAG CTGAAGAAGGAAATCTCGGCGATGAAGCTGATCAACCATCCAAACGTTGTAAGAATATTTGAG GTGATGGCAAGCAAAACAAAGATTTACATTGTTCTAGAGTTGGTTAATGGAGGAGAACTATTTGACAAAATT GCGAGATATGGAAGACTAAAAGAGGATGAGGCAAGAAGTTATTTTCAACAGCTAATCAATGCAGTTGATTATTGCCATAGTAGAGGAGTTTATCATAGAGATTTGAAG CCTGAGAATCTTCTTCTGGACTCAAATGGTGTTCTTAAAGTTTCGGATTTTGGATTGAGTACTTACGCGCAGCGA GAGGATGAACTTCTTCGCACGGCATGTGGAACCCCAAATTATGTTGCTCCTGAG GTGATCAATGATAGAGGCTATGTTGGATCTGCATCTGATATATGGTCTTGTGGAGTCATTCTCTTTGTACTCATGGCTGGATACTTGCCTTTTGATGAACCAAATCAAATGGCACTTTACAAGAAA ATTGAAAAAGCTCAATTCACATGTCCATCTTGGTTTTCGGCCGAGGCGAAAAAAATTCTGAAGCGAATTCTGGATCCAAATCCTCTCACA AGGATAAAAATTCCTGAACTCTTGAGAGATGAATGGTTTAGAAAAGGATACAAGCCACCAAGTTTTACAGAGGAAGAAGATGTAAATGTAGATGATGTAGCTGCTGCTTTTGATGATTCTAAG GAAAATCTAGTgacagagagaaaagagaaaccagttTCAATGAATGCTTTTGAACTCATTTCAAGATCACAAAGCTTTAACCTTGACAGCTTATTTGAGCAGCAAACA GGAGTTGTAAAGAGAGAAACACATTTTACTTCACAACATCCTCCGAACGAAATCATGTCGAAAATTGAGGAAGCTGCCAAGCCTCTGGGATTCAATGTTCGCAAGCGAAATTATAAG ATGAGGCTGCAAGGTGATAAGAGTGGAAGGAAAGGTCACCTTTCGGTAGCAACCGAG GTTTTTGAAGTGGCGCCCTCCTTGCACGTGGTGGAGCTGCGGAAAACCGGTGGCGACACACTGGATTTTCACAAG ttgcactccgAGACTCAGATTCGTCCTTCCGGCACATTCCATCGATCTGGCATAACTGGAAAGCTGATATGGACTCCTCCGGACACGCTGACCAG GCTTCACAACTTCAGAGCCGCATGA
- the LOC112726567 gene encoding CBL-interacting serine/threonine-protein kinase 9 isoform X3, with translation MASKTKIYIVLELVNGGELFDKIARYGRLKEDEARSYFQQLINAVDYCHSRGVYHRDLKPENLLLDSNGVLKVSDFGLSTYAQREDELLRTACGTPNYVAPEVINDRGYVGSASDIWSCGVILFVLMAGYLPFDEPNQMALYKKIEKAQFTCPSWFSAEAKKILKRILDPNPLTRIKIPELLRDEWFRKGYKPPSFTEEEDVNVDDVAAAFDDSKENLVTERKEKPVSMNAFELISRSQSFNLDSLFEQQTGVVKRETHFTSQHPPNEIMSKIEEAAKPLGFNVRKRNYKMRLQGDKSGRKGHLSVATEVFEVAPSLHVVELRKTGGDTLEFHKFYKNFSSGLQDIVWHTEEKI, from the exons ATGGCAAGCAAAACAAAGATTTACATTGTTCTAGAGTTGGTTAATGGAGGAGAACTATTTGACAAAATT GCGAGATATGGAAGACTAAAAGAGGATGAGGCAAGAAGTTATTTTCAACAGCTAATCAATGCAGTTGATTATTGCCATAGTAGAGGAGTTTATCATAGAGATTTGAAG CCTGAGAATCTTCTTCTGGACTCAAATGGTGTTCTTAAAGTTTCGGATTTTGGATTGAGTACTTACGCGCAGCGA GAGGATGAACTTCTTCGCACGGCATGTGGAACCCCAAATTATGTTGCTCCTGAG GTGATCAATGATAGAGGCTATGTTGGATCTGCATCTGATATATGGTCTTGTGGAGTCATTCTCTTTGTACTCATGGCTGGATACTTGCCTTTTGATGAACCAAATCAAATGGCACTTTACAAGAAA ATTGAAAAAGCTCAATTCACATGTCCATCTTGGTTTTCGGCCGAGGCGAAAAAAATTCTGAAGCGAATTCTGGATCCAAATCCTCTCACA AGGATAAAAATTCCTGAACTCTTGAGAGATGAATGGTTTAGAAAAGGATACAAGCCACCAAGTTTTACAGAGGAAGAAGATGTAAATGTAGATGATGTAGCTGCTGCTTTTGATGATTCTAAG GAAAATCTAGTgacagagagaaaagagaaaccagttTCAATGAATGCTTTTGAACTCATTTCAAGATCACAAAGCTTTAACCTTGACAGCTTATTTGAGCAGCAAACA GGAGTTGTAAAGAGAGAAACACATTTTACTTCACAACATCCTCCGAACGAAATCATGTCGAAAATTGAGGAAGCTGCCAAGCCTCTGGGATTCAATGTTCGCAAGCGAAATTATAAG ATGAGGTTGCAAGGTGATAAGAGTGGAAGGAAAGGTCACCTTTCGGTGGCTACAGAG GTTTTCGAAGTGGCGCCCTCCTTGCACGTGGTGGAGCTGCGGAAAACCGGTGGCGACACACTGGAGTTTCACAAG TTCTACAAAAACTTCTCTTCAGGGTTGCAAGACATAGTTTGGCATACTGAAGAAAAAATTTAA
- the LOC112726566 gene encoding uncharacterized protein yields the protein MSNDNQRLLNPNPNPERLLAIPVKKSDPVELYRPLRNLVARKYSESDAQKVESVLETLNKCRSDMVERGGLSLPMQRDCLIHYFKCLCMVDPLFTAISSDSDSDPIVFVWYDAFNSEHENGVSSQRNSIQLEKASVLFNLGAVCSQIGASCDLTTPLGRHLAIDAFNAAAIFFYKLWKVFAKDVSATLDLTLLFAETLYRLSGAQALEIRLQQQLDHNNNDTAASSALQQHRIAVTFRLVSENYQIAYDLILHDSAATEHVFSFDRTWMTHLHQKVKFFKVEAHRRRSSILPKSQLPKTISLFRSCPLDHDAVSVTEKLVRGICCWMSLVRSCPLDLDAELVKKIWKLKHKSIPKQERIPYLDLLLSEYSSFKIIDDGKLVANPWDMPPPYPTNLEILSSSSLSIMLPIPLKKSEPLDLYESLRSYVALKYSESEAERVEGLFKMVDKLRSEMQRDDLSLPVRRDCLIHYLKCVCMIEPLFPMTTSPNPPIFVWYNAFNPQQDSSQHNIHFEKASVLFNLGALSTHITLSCDLSTVQGYRLAMDALYDASYWFFILWKRVAEKASATIDLSVNCVQMLREMIAAQIADLTWNCPHSHSDGSSLAGYLVTLRCRKAYDLSTLGPLAENFVQSSIPQFLESKMKTRHVQTDPSDVTEQFLSGYCEAQSLLQEACQTPSLDLLSEVGPVMIKDGNLVINLRGIGGDELPETTVT from the exons ATGAGCAACGATAATCAGAGGTTGTTGAACCCGAACCCGAATCCAGAAAGGCTTCTGGCAATCCCAGTGAAGAAGAGTGATCCGGTGGAGCTGTACAGGCCGTTACGCAATTTGGTAGCGAGAAAATACTCAGAGAGCGATGCGCAGAAAGTTGAAAGCGTTCTGGAAACCCTCAACAAATGCCGCAGCGACATGGTGGAGCGAGGGGGCCTCTCCCTTCCCATGCAACGTGACTGCCTCATTCACTACTTCAAATGTCTTTGCATGGTTGACCCACTCTTCACCGCTATCTCTTCCGACTCCGATTCCGACCCCATCGTCTTTGTCTGGTACGACGCCTTCAACTCTGAGCATGAGAATGGGGTCTCCTCGCAGCGCAACAGCATCCAATTGGAGAAGGCTTCTGTTCTCTTCAACCTTGGCGCCGTATGCAGCCAGATTGGGGCCTCTTGCGACCTCACCACCCCTCTTGGCCGTCACCTTGCAATCGACGCCTTCAATGCCGCCGCCATCTTCTTCTACAAACTCTGGAAGGTTTTTGCCAAGGACGTCTCCGCCACCCTCGACTTGACTCTCCTCTTCGCCGAGACTCTGTACCGCCTCTCCGGCGCTCAGGCTTTGGAGATCAGATTACAGCAACAACTCGATCACAACAACAACGACACCGCCGCCAGTTCCGCTCTCCAACAACATCGAATTGCCGTTACGTTTAGATTG gtTTCCGAGAATTATCAGATAGCATATGATCTGATACTACATGATTCGGCTGCAACCGAACATGTCTTCTCATTTGACCGAACATGGATGACTCATCTTCATCAGAAAGTGAAATTCTTTAAGGTGGAGGCTCATCGGAGGCGATCATCCATCCTACCCAAATCCCAGCTACCTAAAACAATCTCATTGTTCCGTTCCTGTCCTCTTGATCATGATGCGGTATCTGTCACTGAAAAATTAGTTAGAGGGATTTGTTGCTGGATGTCATTGGTCCGATCCTGTCCTCTTGATCTTGATGCAGaattagttaaaaagatttgGAAGCTTAAACACAAGTCTATACCGAAGCAAGAACGAATCCCATACCTTGACCTCCTCCTCTCTGAGTACAGCTCTTTCAAGATTATCGATGATGGAAAGCTTGTGGCCAACCCTTGGGACATGCCTCCTCCTTATCCAACAAATTTGGAAATCCTCTCTTCTTCGTCTTTGTCAATTATGCTTCCGATCCCTTTGAAGAAGAGTGAGCCCTTGGACCTCTATGAGTCCCTTCGCAGTTATGTTGCCCTTAAATACTCCGAGAGCGAGGCAGAGAGAGTAGAAGGCCTTTTCAAAATGGTAGACAAATTGCGCAGTGAAATGCAGCGTGATGACCTCTCTCTACCCGTTCGCCGTGACTGCCTCATCCACTATTTGAAATGCGTTTGCATGATTGAGCCTTTGTTCCCCATGACTACCTCACCCAATCCACCTATCTTTGTTTGGTACAATGCATTCAACCCACAACAGGACTCTTCTCAGCACAACATCCATTTCGAGAAGGCCTCTGTTCTCTTCAACCTGGGAGCCCTCTCCACCCACATTACTCTCTCCTGCGATCTCAGCACCGTCCAAGGCTATCGCCTTGCCATGGATGCATTATATGACGCTTCATATTGGTTCTTCATACTGTGGAAGCGTGTGGCTGAGAAGGCATCTGCCACCATTGACTTGTCAGTAAACTGTGTCCAGATGCTGCGCGAGATGATAGCTGCTCAGATTGCCGACTTGACATGGAATTGTCCTCATTCCCATTCTGATGGATCATCATTAGCTGGATATCTT GTTACTCTGCGTTGTCGGAAAGCTTATGATCTGTCGACATTGGGGCCTTTAGCTGAGAATTTTGTTCAATCCTCGATACCTCAATTTCTTGAGTCAAAGATGAAAACCCGCCATGTTCAAACTGATCCTAGTGATGTCACTGAACAATTTCTTTCTGGGTATTGTGAGGCTCAATCCCTGCTTCAAGAGGCATGTCAAACACCATCCTTGGACCTTCTCTCCGAGGTTGGCCCTGTCATGATTAAGGATGGAAATCTTGTGATCAACCTTAGAGGCATTGGAGGAGATGAGCTCCCAGAGACCACAGTAACATGA
- the LOC112726568 gene encoding uncharacterized protein isoform X1, with protein sequence MIEPLFPMPTSPNTPTFVWYDAFNPQQKSSQHNIHLEKASVLFNLGALSNQISLSCDLSTVQGYRVAMDALYDASYWFSILWKLEAPMASGTNDLSANSAQILREIIASQIVELTWNCPRSHSDGSSLAGYLVTLHCRKAYDLSTLGPLAENLVQSSIPQFLESKMKTCHVQTDPSDVTQQFLSRYCEAQSLLQEGCQTPCLDLFFETVMIKDENVVINLRGSIGRIGGNELPGDHSNMTTD encoded by the exons ATGATTGAGCCTTTGTTCCCCATGCCTACCTCGCCCAATACACCTACCTTTGTTTGGTACGATGCATTCAACCCACAACAAAAGTCTTCTCAGCACAACATCCATTTGGAGAAGGCCTCTGTTCTCTTCAACCTGGGAGCCCTCTCCAACCAAATTTCTCTCTCCTGCGATCTCAGCACTGTCCAAGGCTATCGCGTTGCCATGGATGCCTTATATGATGCTTCATATTGGTTCTCCATACTGTGGAAGCTTGAGGCTCCGATGGCATCTGGCACCAATGACTTGTCAGCAAACTCTGCCCAAATTCTGCGCGAGATAATAGCGTCTCAGATTGTCGAGTTGACATGGAATTGTCCTCGTTCCCATTCTGATGGGTCATCATTAGCTGGATATCTT GTTACTCTGCATTGCCGAAAAGCTTATGATCTGTCGACATTGGGGCCTTTAGCTGAGAATCTTGTTCAATCCTCGATACCTCAATTTCTTGAGTCGAAGATGAAAACCTGCCATGTTCAAACTGATCCTAGTGATGTCACTCAACAATTTCTTTCAAGGTATTGTGAGGCTCAATCCCTGCTTCAAGAGGGATGTCAAACACCATGCTTGGACCTTTTCTTCGAGACTGTCATGATTAAGGATGAAAATGTTGTGATCAACCTTAGAGGCAGTATCGGTCGCATTGGAGGAAATGAGCTCCCAGGTGACCATAGTAACATGACCACAGACTGA
- the LOC112726568 gene encoding uncharacterized protein isoform X2: MVDPLFTAVSSDADDGSVPITFFWYDAFHPEHEDGVSSQRNSIQLEKAAVLFNLGAVCSQIGASCDRNTALPSPCNGRLQCCRQILLQTLEGFCQGRLPTLDLTIVFAETLHCLFSAQVSELQLQQQLHDNNDAATSPALQQHRIAVSFKSVIRLQPSMSTHLTYLGSTSSSDDEILSGGGSSEAILHPTQIPAT, encoded by the exons ATGGTTGACCCACTCTTCACGGCTGTCTCCTCCGACGCCGACGACGGCTCCGTCCCGATCACCTTTTTTTGGTACGACGCCTTCCACCCTGAGCATGAGGATGGGGTCTCCTCGCAGCGCAACAGCATCCAATTGGAGAAGGCTGCTGTTCTCTTTAACCTTGGCGCCGTATGTAGCCAGATTGGGGCCTCTTGCGACCGCAACACCGCCCTTCCGTCACCTTGCAATGGACGCCTTCAATGCTGCCgccaaattcttcttcaaactctgGAAGGTTTTTGCCAAGGGCGTCTCCCCACCCTCGACTTGACTATCGTCTTCGCCGAGACTCTGCACTGCCTCTTCTCCGCTCAGGTTTCCGAGCTCCAATTACAGCAACAACTCCACGACAACAACGACGCCGCCACCAGTCCCGCTCTCCAACAACATCGGATTGCCGTTTCGTTTAAATCG GTGATTCGTCTGCAACCGAGTATGTCCACTCATTTGACCTACCTGGGTAGCACATCTTCATCAGATGATGAAATACTTTCAGGTGGAGGCTCGTCAGAGGCGATCCTCCATCCTACCCAAATCCCAGCTACCTAA
- the LOC112726568 gene encoding uncharacterized protein isoform X3, with translation MVDPLFTAVSSDADDGSVPITFFWYDAFHPEHEDGVSSQRNSIQLEKAAVLFNLGAVCSQIGASCDRNTALPSPCNGRLQCCRQILLQTLEGFCQGRLPTLDLTIVFAETLHCLFSAQVSELQLQQQLHDNNDAATSPALQQHRIAVSFKSRIIREHMI, from the exons ATGGTTGACCCACTCTTCACGGCTGTCTCCTCCGACGCCGACGACGGCTCCGTCCCGATCACCTTTTTTTGGTACGACGCCTTCCACCCTGAGCATGAGGATGGGGTCTCCTCGCAGCGCAACAGCATCCAATTGGAGAAGGCTGCTGTTCTCTTTAACCTTGGCGCCGTATGTAGCCAGATTGGGGCCTCTTGCGACCGCAACACCGCCCTTCCGTCACCTTGCAATGGACGCCTTCAATGCTGCCgccaaattcttcttcaaactctgGAAGGTTTTTGCCAAGGGCGTCTCCCCACCCTCGACTTGACTATCGTCTTCGCCGAGACTCTGCACTGCCTCTTCTCCGCTCAGGTTTCCGAGCTCCAATTACAGCAACAACTCCACGACAACAACGACGCCGCCACCAGTCCCGCTCTCCAACAACATCGGATTGCCGTTTCGTTTAAATCG aGAATTATCAGAGAGCATATGATCTGA